One genomic region from Paraburkholderia azotifigens encodes:
- a CDS encoding ABC transporter permease — protein MGVAGKHFPSHGQDAPNDASNTAAQSTAPANPADERIRKESFFGHVLNRPEFAAISGTVLVFLVFAISAGGSGMFNLDGVMNWSQVSAYLGILAVGACLLMIAGEFDLSIGSMIGFAGMMVAIPSVYFHWPIWAAIIFAFAGSMALGALNGYLVMRTRLPSFIVTLAFLFILRGLTLALSIMVADRTIISGVGDLAQSDAVTNFLFHGVALHGLFTSLAHMGIGALLDNGQPLVPGIPKVLLWWFALAAVGAFVLAKTRYGNWMLAVGGDANAAKNVGVPVRRVKISLFVLTAFCSCLFAVLQVCDIGSAAADRGLQKEFEAIIAAVIGGTLLTGGYGSVVGACFGALIFGVVQIGITYTNVSSDWFRVFLGVMLLIAVLFNHYVRRRVAQS, from the coding sequence ATGGGCGTAGCCGGCAAACACTTTCCATCGCATGGTCAAGACGCACCGAACGACGCGTCGAACACCGCTGCGCAATCCACCGCACCGGCGAACCCCGCTGACGAACGCATCCGCAAGGAATCGTTCTTCGGCCATGTGCTGAACCGGCCGGAATTCGCCGCGATCTCCGGCACCGTGCTGGTGTTCCTCGTCTTCGCGATCAGCGCGGGCGGCTCGGGGATGTTCAACCTCGACGGCGTGATGAACTGGTCGCAGGTGTCCGCGTATCTCGGCATTCTCGCCGTCGGCGCGTGCCTGCTGATGATCGCCGGCGAGTTCGATCTTTCCATCGGCTCGATGATCGGCTTTGCGGGCATGATGGTCGCGATACCCTCCGTCTACTTTCACTGGCCGATCTGGGCCGCCATCATCTTCGCGTTCGCCGGCTCGATGGCACTTGGCGCGCTGAACGGCTATCTCGTGATGCGCACGCGCCTGCCCTCGTTCATCGTCACGCTCGCGTTCCTCTTCATTCTGCGCGGCCTGACGCTCGCGCTGTCGATCATGGTCGCGGACCGCACGATCATCTCCGGTGTCGGCGATCTCGCGCAGTCCGATGCCGTGACCAATTTCCTGTTTCATGGCGTCGCGCTTCATGGCCTCTTCACGAGCCTCGCGCACATGGGCATCGGCGCGCTGCTCGACAACGGCCAGCCGCTCGTCCCCGGCATTCCGAAAGTGCTGCTGTGGTGGTTCGCGCTGGCTGCGGTGGGTGCGTTCGTCCTCGCGAAGACGCGCTACGGCAACTGGATGCTCGCCGTGGGCGGCGATGCGAATGCCGCGAAAAATGTCGGCGTGCCCGTGCGCCGCGTGAAGATCTCCCTCTTCGTGCTGACGGCTTTCTGCTCGTGTCTGTTCGCCGTGCTGCAGGTGTGCGACATCGGTTCCGCTGCCGCCGACCGCGGCCTGCAAAAGGAATTCGAAGCGATCATCGCTGCCGTGATCGGCGGCACGCTGCTGACGGGCGGTTACGGGTCGGTCGTGGGCGCCTGCTTCGGCGCGCTGATCTTCGGCGTCGTGCAGATCGGCATCACCTATACGAACGTCAGTTCCGACTGGTTCCGCGTATTCCTCGGCGTGATGCTGCTGATCGCGGTGCTGTTCAACCATTATGTGCGCCGCCGCGTGGCGCAGTCGTAA
- a CDS encoding bifunctional 5-dehydro-2-deoxygluconokinase/5-dehydro-2-deoxyphosphogluconate aldolase, which produces MALTSTPTARGASRFAAGRSRDIICLGRLAVDLYAQQVGSRLEDVASFAKYLGGSSANIAFGCARLGLNASMLARVGNDHMGRFLTETLTKEGCDVEHVRVDHERLTALVLLGLKDRDTFPLIFYRENCADMAVDENDFDEAYIASSKALLITGTHFSTAQVNRTSRRALDYARRNDVRTVLDIDYRPVLWGLTGKADGETRFVANDGVSAHIQSILPLFDLVIGTEEEFRIAGGMDSLIDSLAQVRKVTPATLVVKRGPLGCQIIEGDVPASIDDAPVQGGVEVEVLNVLGAGDAFASGFLSGWLRDEPLEACARSANASGALVVSRHGCAPAMPTPAELDYFLREAKADPARMRRPDRDATLARLHRVTPARKTYDEVLGFAFDHRNQFFELAQQTGADPARISALKRLFVEAVKQTEDALGLQGKVAVLIDDRYGQDALNEATGRGWWIGRPVELPGSVPLVFDHGRSVGTTLTSWPREHVVKCLVQFHPDEPIEQRIEQEAQLRALYDAVQASGHELLLEVIPPKHLAGGPDVVFRALKRLYNIGIYPEWWKLEPMDASQWQAVDALIQERDPYCRGVVLLGLSAPVEQMMEGFRAAAQSKTCKGFTVGRTIHYEPSHAWLAGEIGDDEVIARVRRTFETLIHSWREHRAAAGAGGTSHAGSSRNVHQEQAA; this is translated from the coding sequence ATGGCTCTTACCAGCACACCCACGGCTCGCGGCGCGAGCCGCTTCGCGGCGGGCCGCAGCCGCGACATCATCTGCCTCGGACGGCTAGCCGTCGATCTGTACGCGCAGCAGGTCGGCTCGCGCCTCGAAGACGTCGCGAGCTTCGCGAAGTATCTGGGCGGCTCGTCGGCGAACATCGCGTTCGGCTGCGCGCGGCTCGGCCTGAACGCGTCGATGCTCGCGCGCGTCGGCAACGACCACATGGGCCGCTTTCTCACCGAGACGCTCACGAAGGAAGGCTGCGACGTCGAGCACGTGCGCGTCGATCATGAGCGTCTGACGGCTCTCGTGCTGCTCGGCCTGAAAGACCGCGACACGTTCCCGCTGATTTTCTATCGCGAGAACTGCGCGGACATGGCCGTCGATGAAAACGACTTCGACGAGGCTTACATCGCGTCGTCGAAAGCGCTGCTCATTACGGGCACGCACTTTTCGACGGCACAGGTGAACCGCACGAGCCGCCGCGCGCTCGACTACGCGCGGCGCAACGACGTGCGCACCGTGCTCGACATCGACTATCGCCCCGTATTGTGGGGACTCACGGGCAAGGCCGACGGCGAGACGCGCTTCGTCGCGAATGACGGCGTCAGCGCGCACATCCAGAGCATCCTGCCCCTCTTCGACCTCGTGATCGGCACGGAAGAAGAGTTTCGCATCGCGGGCGGCATGGACTCGCTGATCGACTCGCTCGCGCAGGTGCGCAAGGTCACGCCCGCGACGCTCGTCGTGAAGCGCGGGCCGCTCGGCTGCCAGATCATCGAAGGCGACGTGCCCGCTTCCATCGACGACGCGCCGGTTCAAGGCGGCGTCGAAGTCGAAGTATTGAACGTGCTCGGCGCGGGCGATGCGTTCGCGTCGGGTTTCCTGTCGGGCTGGCTGCGCGACGAGCCGCTCGAAGCGTGCGCGCGTTCGGCGAACGCAAGCGGCGCGCTCGTCGTGTCGCGCCACGGCTGCGCGCCCGCGATGCCGACGCCCGCCGAACTCGACTACTTCCTGCGCGAAGCGAAAGCGGACCCGGCACGCATGCGGCGTCCAGATCGCGACGCGACGCTCGCACGGTTGCATCGCGTGACGCCCGCGCGCAAGACTTATGACGAAGTGCTGGGCTTCGCATTCGATCATCGCAATCAGTTCTTCGAACTCGCGCAGCAGACGGGTGCGGACCCGGCGCGCATTTCGGCGCTCAAGCGCCTGTTCGTCGAAGCCGTCAAGCAGACGGAAGACGCGCTCGGCTTGCAAGGCAAGGTTGCCGTGCTGATCGACGACCGCTACGGTCAGGACGCACTGAACGAGGCGACGGGACGCGGCTGGTGGATCGGCCGTCCTGTGGAATTGCCTGGCTCGGTGCCGCTCGTGTTCGATCATGGCCGCTCGGTCGGCACGACGCTGACCAGCTGGCCGCGCGAGCATGTCGTGAAGTGCCTCGTGCAGTTCCATCCCGACGAGCCGATCGAACAGCGCATTGAACAGGAAGCGCAGCTGCGCGCGCTCTATGATGCCGTGCAGGCGTCCGGCCACGAACTGCTGCTCGAGGTAATTCCGCCGAAGCATCTGGCTGGCGGACCCGACGTCGTGTTTCGCGCGCTGAAGCGGCTGTACAACATCGGCATTTATCCGGAATGGTGGAAGCTCGAACCGATGGACGCGTCGCAGTGGCAAGCTGTCGATGCGCTGATCCAGGAGCGCGATCCGTACTGCCGCGGCGTCGTGCTGCTCGGCCTGTCGGCGCCCGTCGAACAGATGATGGAAGGCTTCCGCGCGGCGGCGCAGTCGAAGACCTGCAAGGGCTTCACTGTGGGCCGCACGATTCACTATGAGCCGAGCCATGCGTGGCTCGCGGGCGAGATCGGCGACGACGAAGTGATCGCGCGCGTGCGCCGCACATTCGAAACACTGATCCACTCGTGGCGCGAGCATCGCGCGGCGGCGGGCGCGGGCGGCACATCGCATGCGGGCTCGTCGCGTAACGTTCATCAGGAGCAGGCGGCATGA
- a CDS encoding ATP-binding cassette domain-containing protein, whose amino-acid sequence MSDTLKQDDVILSLENVSKYFGKVIALSGVTLRLKRGEVHCLLGDNGAGKSTLIKTLAGVHQPSSGDYLVDGKKVNFESPSDALDMGIATVYQDLALVPLLSVARNFFMGREPQKKLFGLVNVMDLDTSARIARDKLAEMGIMVRDPHQPIGTMSGGERQCLAIARAIHFGARVLILDEPTAALGVKQSFNVLKLIHKARAKGISVIFITHNVHHAYPIGDSFTLLNRGKSMGTYTKETITKDEVLDMMAGGAEMQKMISELEGAEI is encoded by the coding sequence ATGTCCGACACTCTCAAGCAAGACGACGTCATCCTGTCGCTCGAAAACGTCAGCAAGTATTTCGGCAAGGTGATCGCGCTGTCAGGCGTCACGCTGCGTCTGAAGCGCGGCGAAGTTCACTGCCTGCTGGGCGACAACGGCGCAGGCAAGTCGACGCTCATCAAGACGCTCGCGGGCGTGCACCAGCCCTCTTCCGGCGACTATCTGGTGGACGGCAAGAAGGTGAACTTCGAATCGCCGAGCGATGCGCTCGATATGGGCATCGCCACCGTCTATCAGGATCTCGCGCTGGTGCCGCTCCTCTCCGTCGCGCGCAACTTCTTCATGGGCCGCGAGCCGCAGAAGAAGCTGTTCGGTCTCGTCAACGTGATGGACCTCGACACGAGCGCGCGCATCGCCCGCGACAAGCTCGCCGAAATGGGCATCATGGTGCGCGATCCGCATCAGCCGATCGGCACGATGTCGGGCGGCGAGCGGCAATGTCTCGCGATCGCGCGAGCGATCCACTTCGGCGCGCGCGTGCTGATTCTCGACGAACCGACGGCAGCGCTCGGCGTCAAGCAGAGCTTCAACGTGCTGAAACTGATTCACAAGGCGCGCGCGAAAGGCATCTCCGTGATCTTTATCACGCACAACGTGCACCACGCGTATCCCATCGGCGATTCGTTCACGCTGCTCAATCGCGGCAAGTCGATGGGCACGTACACGAAAGAGACGATCACGAAGGACGAAGTGCTCGACATGATGGCAGGCGGCGCGGAGATGCAGAAGATGATCAGCGAACTGGAAGGCGCGGAAATCTGA